A stretch of DNA from Halorubrum sp. BOL3-1:
GAGACGCGCCTGCTTCGGGAGGCGGCCGACGCGGGCGCGACGGCGGTCGACGGCGCGTGGATGCTGCTGTTCCAGGGCGTCGAGGCGTTCGAGATCTGGACCGACGAGGAAGCCCCGGTCGACGCGATGAACGCGGCGCTACGGTCGGGGTTGGAGTAGCGCGGCCGAGAGTCGGGTCGGCCCTGTCGAGGTCCCCGGTCGGTGACGCGTGGCAATCCGAGTGTGGTCGGTACGGGTACCGCAGTGATCGTTCTGCTGGATCGATGCGGTGGCGCGCGCCTGCGAGCGGTCGCCATCGGCGACCGTCGACGGAGCCGAGACGATTAAAACAGCGTCGGGCTGGCGAGCAGTCCGGCGGTGACGATCAGCCCGACCGAGACCGCCGACGCGCCGTAGAGAAACGGTTTCGCGTCGCGGGCCGGCTCCCGAAGCTTGCCCGCGTCGAGTCCGTCGGCTAACTTCGAGCCGCCCACCTCGACGAGTCCGGTCCCGACGAACCACAGCCCCAGCATCGTCACCACGAGGTGACCCCGGGGCGTCCCGGTCAGCGCCTCGAACGTGTACAGGTTGCCGGCCATGTGCCCGCCGGTGAGGACGAACGCGACCGCGCCGATCCGGGTGATCCAGCGCAGGCGACCGACGATCGGCCCGAGCGCGTCGGTCCCGACGTCGCCGCGGA
This window harbors:
- a CDS encoding transporter is translated as MDVLNPVMWSVHVGFAVLWVGSVLFVTLAVLPPALRGDVGTDALGPIVGRLRWITRIGAVAFVLTGGHMAGNLYTFEALTGTPRGHLVVTMLGLWFVGTGLVEVGGSKLADGLDAGKLREPARDAKPFLYGASAVSVGLIVTAGLLASPTLF